The DNA region CCGCACGCCCGGGGACGCCGTCCCGTCCACCCCCCGCGCCGAGCCGAGCCGGTCCGGCACGCCCCGGCGTGCCCACCGTCGCCGCTCCGGCGCGCCCGGCAGAGAGAAGGCCGACCGATGAGCAGTCCCCCCGCGGCCCACCGGCCCAGCCTGCCGCTGCGCCCGCCACCCCGGTTGCCCCTGGTGCTGCTGCGGGCCACCGCCACCGCGCTCGCCGCCCTGGCCCTGGTCCAGACGGTGCTGGCCGCCGGCTTCCTGAACGGCCACTACGACGCGCTCGCGGCGCACGGGCTGACCGCGATGGCCCTGGACACCGTGGTGCTCGTCCAGCTCGTGGTGGCCGCCCTGGTCACCCTGGCCGGCCGGACCGGCCGTGCCTCGTCCGCCGCCGGGGCCTCGGGCGGCACCGGCCGGTCGGGCGGTGCCCGCGGACCGCTCTGGCCGCTCGGCACCACGGCCCTGCTGGCGGTCGCGGCCGGCGCCCAGACCGCCTTCGGCTACGACCGCGCGGTCGGGCTCCACGTGACCTTGGGCGTGCTGCTGGTCAGCGCGCTGCTGTTCGGCCTGGTCGGCGCCTGGCGGCTGCCGCTGCCCGCGCGCGGCGGTGCGCCCGCCGACCCGCCCGCCGACCCGCACGGCGACGCCGCGGGACGGCTGCCCCGTCCGAGCGGCTCGATGGAGGTGGCGCAGTGAACCGCCGCCGGTTCCTCGGCGTCGGCGCCGCGGTGCTCGGCACAGGTGCGGTGGGGGCCTTCGCCGTGCCCTCGGCGGCCCGGCTGCTCACCGAGGCCCGCCCGGGACGCCTGCTGACCAGCGAGGTCGAGCTCCCCGAGCCGTTCCGGGTGCCGCTGCCGGTACCGGCGGTCCTCGCCCCGGTCCGCTCCGACGGCACCACGGACCACTACGAGATCACCCAGCGGGTCGTCGGGCTGGAGATCCTGCCCGGCCTGCGGACCGAGGCCTGGACGTACGGCGGCACCTTCCCGGGGCCGACCCTGGTCGGCCGGGCCGGGCGCGCGATGGTGGTCCGCCACCGCAACGAGCTGCCGGTGCCCTCGGTGGTCCACCTGCACGGCGGCCACACCCCGGCGGACAGCGACGGCTACCCGATCGACCTGCTGCTCCCGGTCGGCTCCTCCGCCGAGCGCGCCGCGCACGCGATGGCGGGCATGGCGGGCATGCCGGGCATGCCGGCGACGGCCGGTGCCGGAATCCCGGGCCGGAACATCATCGGCGAGCGCGACCACACCTACCCGGGCCACCAGCGCGCCGCCACCCTCTGGTACCACGACCACCGGATGGGCTTCACCGGCCCCGGCATCTGGCGCGGCCTGGTCGGCTTCCACCTGATCCGGGACGACGAGGAGGACGCCCTGCCGCTGCCGCGCGGCGCGCGCGACCTGCCGCTGATGCTGACCGACCGCGCCTTCGCCGCGGACGGTTCCTTCCGCTACCCCTCGGTCGACCCCGGGCTGAGCGTCCCGGGCGTCACCGACGACTACATGAACGGCGTGCTCGGCGACGTCATCCTGGTCAACGGCGCCCCCTGGCCGCGGGCCGAGGTGGACCGCGCCCACTACCGGCTGCGCCTGCTCAACGCCTCCAACACCCGGTTCTACCGCCTCGAACTCGACCCGCAGCCCGCCGGCGGCGGTGCGCTGGTCCAGATCGGCGGGGACGGCGGCCTGCTGGAGACGCCGGTCCGGCACGACGCCGTCGAGATCGCCCCCGCCGAGCGGTTCGACGTGGTGGTCGACTTCTCCCGGTACCCGCCGGGCACGTCCGTCCGCCTGGTGAACCGCTTCGGCGGCGAGCGGACCGGCGAGGTCCTCCTCTTCGACGTCACCTCGCGGCCGGTGAACGACGACGCCACCGTCCCCGAGCGCCTCTGCACCCTGGAACGGCTCGACCCCTCGACCGCCGTCACCACCCGCACCTTCGGCTTCCGCCGCAGCCGGAACGACGGCTGGACGATCAACAACCGGCCGTACCAGCCCGGCCGCGCGCTGGCCGCCCCGGCGCTCGGGAGCACCGAGATCTGGAGGTTCTTCAGCGACGTCCACCACCCCGTCCACCTGCACCTGGACCAGTTCCAGGTGCTCTCCCGCAACGGCGGCGACCCGGGGCCGTACGACGCGGGCTGGAAGGACACCGTGGACCTGCGGCCGTCGGAGGGGGTGGAGGTGCTGGTGCGGTTCACCGACTACCCGGGGACGTACATGCTGCACTGCCACAACCTGGAGCACGAGGACATGGCGATGATGGCGGACTTCGTCGTGGAGTGAGCGGGTCGGGGTGCGGGCCGGGACGCGGGCTAAGACCGGCCCGCTCACCCGCTCACCCGCTCACCCGTTCGGCCGAGCGCAGGAGGGCCCGCCGCGCTCCCGCCCGTGCCGGGAGCGCCCGGGCTCGGCCTCCGGCTCCGCCCGGTCCCCGCTCCGGCCCCCGCCGAGGTCCGGCCCCGGCGCAGGCCCCGGCTCCGGCCCCGGCCCCGACGTGCCTCCCCGCGACGCTTGACCTAGCGTCGCGGGGAGGGGGTACCCGGCCGGGGGAGGGCCCGGGCCGCACCAGCGAGGAGCCGCGCATGACCAGTCCCGCCGAACGCCGCCGGCGCGGCCGGGCCGCCCGCAGCAGGGCCTCCCGCACGGCCCACGGCCGCTGGATCCCCGCCGCCGACCGCCCGGACCCGATCCGCCTCCTGGAACAGCAGGCCGAGGACCGGCTCGCCGACCTCCGCCCGATCCGCTACGGCCGGATGGCCGACTCCGCGTTCGCATTCCTGCGCGGCTCCGCCGCCGTCATGACCGCCGACCTCGCCGCCGTCCCCGACACCGGCCTGACCGTCCAGCTCTGCGGCGACGCCCACCTGCTGAACTTCGGCGTGTACGCCTCGCCCGAACGCGCGCTGCTCTTCGACGTCAACGACTTCGACGAGACCTACCCCGGCCCCTTCGAATGGGACGTCAAACGGCTCGCCGCCAGCGTCGCCGTCGCCGCCCGCGACAACGGCCACGACGAGGACCGCGTGCACCGCGCCGCGCTCGCCGCCGCCCACGGCTACGCCGTCGCGATGCGGCGCCTGGCCGAGATGGGCGAACTCGACGTCTGGTACGCCCGGATCGACACCGCCGACCTCCCGGCGATGCTCCGCAAGGGCGGCCGTCGGCGCCGGCAGGTGGAGGCCAACCTGGACAAGGCCCGCAGGCGCACCAGCCTCCAGGCCTTCGGCAAGCTCACCGAGCGGGGCGAGGACGGCAGAAGCCGCATCATCAGCGACCCGCCGCTGATCGAACCGGTGCCGCGCGACGAGCTGCGCCGGGTCGGCAAGATCTACAGCGACTACCGCGCCACCCTCGCCGAGGACCGCCGGGTCCTGCTGGACCGCTTCCAACTGGTCGACGTCGCCCGCAAGGTGGTCGGTGTCGGCAGCGTCGGCACCCGCTGCTTCATCCTCCTGCTGGAGGGCCGGGACGAGCGC from Kitasatospora sp. NBC_00458 includes:
- a CDS encoding multicopper oxidase family protein, yielding MNRRRFLGVGAAVLGTGAVGAFAVPSAARLLTEARPGRLLTSEVELPEPFRVPLPVPAVLAPVRSDGTTDHYEITQRVVGLEILPGLRTEAWTYGGTFPGPTLVGRAGRAMVVRHRNELPVPSVVHLHGGHTPADSDGYPIDLLLPVGSSAERAAHAMAGMAGMPGMPATAGAGIPGRNIIGERDHTYPGHQRAATLWYHDHRMGFTGPGIWRGLVGFHLIRDDEEDALPLPRGARDLPLMLTDRAFAADGSFRYPSVDPGLSVPGVTDDYMNGVLGDVILVNGAPWPRAEVDRAHYRLRLLNASNTRFYRLELDPQPAGGGALVQIGGDGGLLETPVRHDAVEIAPAERFDVVVDFSRYPPGTSVRLVNRFGGERTGEVLLFDVTSRPVNDDATVPERLCTLERLDPSTAVTTRTFGFRRSRNDGWTINNRPYQPGRALAAPALGSTEIWRFFSDVHHPVHLHLDQFQVLSRNGGDPGPYDAGWKDTVDLRPSEGVEVLVRFTDYPGTYMLHCHNLEHEDMAMMADFVVE
- a CDS encoding DUF2252 domain-containing protein; amino-acid sequence: MTSPAERRRRGRAARSRASRTAHGRWIPAADRPDPIRLLEQQAEDRLADLRPIRYGRMADSAFAFLRGSAAVMTADLAAVPDTGLTVQLCGDAHLLNFGVYASPERALLFDVNDFDETYPGPFEWDVKRLAASVAVAARDNGHDEDRVHRAALAAAHGYAVAMRRLAEMGELDVWYARIDTADLPAMLRKGGRRRRQVEANLDKARRRTSLQAFGKLTERGEDGRSRIISDPPLIEPVPRDELRRVGKIYSDYRATLAEDRRVLLDRFQLVDVARKVVGVGSVGTRCFILLLEGRDERDPLFLQIKEAGRSVLEDYLPDNPPEGRPLSEAPVAHGGRRVVTGQHLMQAASDIFLGWTTGPAGRHFYGRQLRDMKGSADVADMAPSDLRAYADLCGRTLARAHARSGDRLAVAGYLGSADTFPEAVADFAVQYADQTIADHAALLTAIDDGTVAAQKGI